In Rhodanobacter humi, the following are encoded in one genomic region:
- a CDS encoding universal stress protein translates to MHDLLAYCESCEDWPASAAYAARLAAAFDGHVTGIHACPVPSLMSSPYDTPDLMADLLNVTRQLEEDAVASGPSFEAFARACGATRVAWQVAEEEVPRALNLAGSWHDALVVGRTLQTPWGSASAVGGMVLGAGLPCIVVPEGHVGESLPDGMAIAWNGSLEAIRATHAVLPLLRRARRVTILDGGQPLSASLDDWKPPFGLAGYLARHGIHSETMFLSKPGDSVGTLLLHAAKQAGADMLVMGAYGHTRFSEWVLGGATRDVLERIDMPVFMRH, encoded by the coding sequence ATGCACGACCTGCTTGCCTACTGCGAAAGTTGCGAGGACTGGCCGGCTAGTGCGGCTTACGCCGCCCGGCTGGCCGCGGCGTTCGACGGCCATGTGACGGGGATCCATGCGTGCCCAGTCCCCAGCCTGATGTCGTCTCCCTATGACACGCCGGATTTGATGGCCGATCTGCTCAACGTCACGCGCCAGCTCGAGGAAGATGCCGTCGCCAGCGGCCCGTCCTTCGAGGCCTTTGCGCGTGCGTGCGGCGCGACCAGGGTGGCCTGGCAGGTCGCGGAGGAAGAGGTTCCCCGTGCCCTGAATCTTGCGGGCAGCTGGCATGACGCACTGGTCGTCGGCCGGACGCTGCAGACGCCCTGGGGTTCCGCGTCCGCGGTGGGCGGCATGGTCCTTGGTGCCGGGCTTCCGTGCATCGTCGTGCCCGAAGGTCATGTCGGGGAGAGCCTGCCGGATGGCATGGCCATCGCCTGGAACGGCTCCCTCGAAGCCATTCGCGCGACGCACGCGGTCCTTCCCCTGCTGCGCCGTGCCCGCAGGGTGACGATTCTCGATGGCGGACAGCCGCTGTCGGCCAGCCTGGACGACTGGAAGCCGCCGTTCGGGCTCGCCGGGTACCTGGCCAGACACGGCATCCACAGCGAGACCATGTTTCTTTCGAAGCCCGGGGATTCCGTGGGAACCCTGCTGCTGCACGCAGCGAAACAGGCGGGGGCCGACATGCTGGTCATGGGAGCCTACGGGCACACCCGTTTCAGCGAATGGGTGCTCGGTGGCGCGACGCGCGACGTGCTCGAGCGCATCGACATGCCGGTTTTCATGCGCCATTGA
- a CDS encoding zinc-dependent alcohol dehydrogenase family protein: MRAMVLEAVGAPLVLKTLATPAVRRDEVLLRVEACGVCRTDLHVVSGELPRIRPPLIPGHEIVGIVEAVGEEVGTLAPGARVGVPWLGGSCGECAYCKADRENLCDHPEFTGYTRPGGFASHVTARAAYCVRLRDGADAVATAPLLCAGLIGWRCLQRCGDGRRIGLYGFGAAAHIITQVAIRQGREVYAFTRPGDSIAQSFARSLGAAWAGDSDAPPPQQLDAAILFAPVGALVPMALRAVRKGGRVVCGGIHMSDIPAFPYRLLWEEREIVSVANLTRRDAHDFLALAATIDIRTAARPYPLEQANRALADLREGRLSGAAVLVP, translated from the coding sequence ATGCGCGCGATGGTGCTGGAAGCGGTCGGTGCGCCGCTGGTACTGAAGACGCTGGCGACGCCCGCCGTGCGGCGGGACGAAGTGCTGCTGCGCGTCGAAGCCTGCGGCGTTTGCCGCACCGATTTGCATGTCGTGTCCGGGGAGCTGCCGCGGATTCGGCCACCACTCATACCGGGACATGAGATCGTCGGCATCGTGGAGGCGGTGGGCGAGGAGGTCGGCACGCTCGCGCCGGGGGCGCGGGTGGGCGTGCCGTGGCTCGGCGGCAGCTGCGGCGAATGCGCTTACTGCAAGGCGGATCGCGAGAATCTTTGCGATCATCCCGAGTTCACCGGGTACACCCGTCCCGGGGGCTTTGCCAGCCATGTGACGGCGCGTGCGGCGTACTGCGTCCGCTTGCGCGACGGTGCCGACGCCGTGGCCACCGCGCCGCTGCTGTGCGCGGGCCTGATCGGCTGGCGTTGCCTGCAGCGCTGCGGCGACGGGCGGCGCATCGGACTGTACGGCTTCGGCGCCGCCGCGCACATCATCACGCAGGTGGCGATCCGGCAGGGGCGCGAGGTGTACGCCTTCACCCGACCGGGTGACTCGATCGCGCAGTCGTTCGCCCGCTCGCTGGGTGCCGCATGGGCGGGCGATTCGGATGCGCCGCCGCCCCAGCAGCTGGATGCGGCGATCCTCTTCGCGCCGGTCGGCGCCCTCGTCCCGATGGCGCTGAGGGCGGTCCGGAAGGGCGGGCGCGTGGTGTGCGGCGGCATCCACATGTCCGACATCCCGGCCTTTCCGTACCGCCTGCTGTGGGAGGAACGCGAGATCGTTTCGGTCGCGAATCTCACCCGCCGCGACGCACACGACTTCCTTGCGCTGGCGGCAACCATCGATATCCGCACCGCGGCACGGCCCTATCCGCTGGAGCAGGCGAACCGGGCGCTGGCGGACCTGCGCGAGGGCCGGCTCAGTGGCGCGGCGGTGCTGGTTCCCTAA
- a CDS encoding bifunctional enoyl-CoA hydratase/phosphate acetyltransferase gives MNAVTADAPACVENRTFDEIRIGDSAHLTRTLTQRDIDLFAAMSGDANPAEEAPDPARSELFHHVVAHGMWSGALISAVLGTRLPGPGTIQLSQDLHFHAPVNLGDTIDVSVTVSGKEPLDRRVRFHCRVRNQLGVDVVLGEAEVQAPAEKIRCAPADLPAVQVAGHRRFRQLRARVAGNPVLPTAIVHPCDAASITAAVEAASQGLIEPVLIGPAARIRATARQAALDIAPYRLVDTPHSHAAAAQAVAMVSDGEVRLLMKGSLHTDELMHAVLANAGLRTGRRLSHVYVMDVPSYERLLLVTDAAINIAPSLVDKRDIIQNAIDLARVLGIATPRVAVLSAVETVNPAMPSTLDAAALCKMAERGQITGGIVDGPLGFDNAISPLAAREKGIRSAVAGSADILVVPDLESGNMLAKQLTFLAGADAAGVVMGARVPIILTSRADTPRTRIASCVVAALLAQAKQTG, from the coding sequence CGAATCCGGCCGAAGAGGCGCCGGACCCTGCGCGCAGCGAGCTGTTCCATCACGTCGTGGCGCACGGCATGTGGAGCGGCGCACTGATTTCGGCCGTACTGGGCACCCGGCTGCCGGGGCCAGGCACGATCCAACTGTCGCAGGACCTGCACTTCCATGCACCGGTCAACCTAGGCGACACCATCGACGTGAGCGTGACCGTCAGCGGCAAGGAGCCGCTGGACCGGCGCGTGCGCTTCCATTGCCGCGTGCGCAACCAGCTCGGCGTGGACGTGGTCCTCGGCGAGGCGGAAGTGCAGGCGCCTGCCGAGAAGATCCGCTGCGCGCCGGCCGATCTGCCCGCGGTCCAGGTCGCCGGCCACCGGCGTTTCCGGCAGTTGCGCGCGCGGGTTGCGGGCAACCCGGTGTTGCCCACGGCGATCGTCCATCCTTGTGACGCGGCTTCGATCACGGCCGCGGTCGAGGCCGCGTCACAAGGGTTGATCGAGCCCGTACTGATCGGGCCGGCCGCCAGGATCAGGGCCACTGCTCGGCAGGCTGCCCTGGACATCGCGCCGTACCGGCTGGTCGATACGCCGCACAGCCACGCCGCCGCCGCACAGGCGGTGGCCATGGTGAGCGACGGGGAGGTGCGGCTGCTGATGAAAGGCTCGCTGCATACGGACGAGCTGATGCACGCGGTGCTGGCCAACGCCGGCCTGCGCACGGGTCGCCGACTCAGCCACGTTTACGTGATGGACGTGCCCAGCTACGAGCGGCTGCTGCTGGTCACTGATGCGGCCATCAACATCGCACCCTCACTGGTCGACAAGCGCGACATCATCCAGAACGCGATCGACCTGGCGCGCGTGCTCGGCATTGCCACACCCAGGGTGGCCGTGCTGTCGGCGGTGGAAACGGTGAACCCGGCGATGCCTTCCACCCTGGATGCCGCGGCGCTGTGCAAGATGGCCGAGCGCGGCCAGATCACCGGCGGCATCGTCGATGGTCCGCTGGGCTTCGACAACGCGATCAGCCCGCTGGCGGCGCGGGAGAAAGGCATTCGTTCCGCCGTGGCCGGCAGCGCCGACATCCTGGTCGTGCCCGACCTGGAGTCGGGCAACATGCTCGCCAAGCAGCTGACGTTCCTCGCCGGTGCCGACGCCGCCGGCGTGGTGATGGGCGCGCGGGTGCCGATCATCCTCACCAGCCGCGCCGACACGCCGCGCACGCGCATCGCCTCGTGCGTGGTGGCGGCCCTGCTGGCGCAGGCGAAGCAGACAGGCTAG
- a CDS encoding universal stress protein, which produces MKDILIHARDYRDHTPASLFGVRLAATLGASVTAVYTCPHPMHYIPGFDPPMTTAYVESALELVKEAVQARSSLQAWAASLGAPQFDWVVAQGRTSDALLQAITRHDLLVLDHPLNDRDSPWDLPDLILKSGMPCIVLPREEILPDRQIRRVAVAWNSSPEAMRAIHAAQPLLRGKEVLLLWGAAERDTGYGVEWDPPFSISQYLQRHGIEAEERTITAGHDDVGTVLLDASMKFGADLLVMGAYGRNRFSEWWLGGATRHVLAWADIPVLFRH; this is translated from the coding sequence ATGAAAGACATCCTCATCCACGCCAGGGATTACCGGGATCACACGCCGGCGAGCCTGTTCGGCGTGCGACTCGCGGCAACGCTGGGAGCATCGGTCACCGCGGTCTACACCTGCCCGCATCCCATGCACTACATACCGGGCTTTGACCCGCCGATGACGACGGCGTACGTGGAAAGCGCACTCGAACTCGTGAAGGAGGCGGTCCAGGCCCGGTCGTCGCTCCAGGCATGGGCGGCATCGCTGGGCGCCCCACAGTTCGACTGGGTTGTTGCGCAAGGGAGGACTTCCGATGCGCTGTTGCAGGCGATCACGCGGCACGATCTGCTGGTGCTCGACCATCCCTTGAATGACCGGGACTCGCCGTGGGACCTGCCGGACCTGATCCTCAAGTCGGGCATGCCGTGCATCGTCCTGCCCCGCGAGGAAATCCTGCCCGACCGGCAGATTCGGCGCGTGGCGGTTGCCTGGAACAGCTCGCCCGAGGCGATGCGGGCGATCCATGCGGCACAACCCCTGTTGCGGGGCAAGGAAGTCCTGCTGTTGTGGGGGGCGGCGGAGCGCGACACCGGCTACGGCGTGGAATGGGATCCGCCCTTCAGCATCTCCCAATACCTGCAGCGTCATGGCATCGAGGCCGAGGAACGCACGATCACCGCCGGGCACGACGATGTGGGCACGGTGTTGCTGGACGCATCGATGAAGTTCGGCGCCGACCTGCTCGTGATGGGCGCCTACGGACGCAACCGCTTCAGCGAGTGGTGGCTGGGCGGCGCCACGCGGCATGTGCTGGCGTGGGCGGACATTCCAGTGCTGTTCCGGCACTGA
- a CDS encoding Hsp20/alpha crystallin family protein, which yields MTAITRFIPFRSPARFETSASLDDLLRNFGLGPLWNQPEFTVDMRVDITEGEDAFHLRADIPGLDKDDIDVSVEGNHVAISAETKREKERKGEKELVVERSWEKAYRAFTLPAEIDGSRTEARYDKGVLSLTLPKKANGSARKIAVG from the coding sequence ATGACTGCCATCACACGCTTCATTCCGTTCCGGAGCCCCGCAAGGTTCGAGACGTCGGCATCGCTCGACGATCTGCTGCGCAATTTCGGCCTCGGCCCGTTGTGGAACCAGCCCGAATTCACCGTCGACATGCGGGTGGACATCACCGAAGGCGAGGACGCCTTCCACCTGCGTGCCGATATTCCCGGCCTGGACAAGGACGACATCGACGTGTCCGTGGAAGGAAACCACGTCGCGATCAGCGCGGAAACGAAGCGCGAGAAGGAAAGGAAGGGCGAAAAGGAGCTCGTCGTCGAAAGGTCGTGGGAAAAGGCCTACCGGGCCTTCACGCTGCCTGCAGAAATCGACGGGAGCCGCACCGAGGCGCGCTACGACAAGGGCGTGCTCTCGCTGACACTGCCCAAGAAGGCGAACGGAAGCGCGCGCAAGATCGCCGTGGGCTGA
- a CDS encoding host attachment protein: MSTAWILVSDAARGRLFEASGTPCTWTELAGYSNSDLRGLPARGGSGRTVPRTHDSIGPARHVIEPHASRRDKSTRAFARMLVADLLEANARHRYERLFLVAPPRFLGVLRGQLGDPAAAGVAGELGSDLAALPTEALIGHLREAFPRAFPAKAVRSDR; encoded by the coding sequence ATGTCAACCGCATGGATTCTTGTAAGCGATGCCGCGCGCGGCCGCCTGTTCGAAGCGTCCGGTACGCCCTGCACGTGGACGGAACTGGCCGGCTACTCCAACTCCGATTTGCGCGGTCTCCCCGCGCGGGGCGGTTCGGGCCGCACCGTACCTCGCACGCACGACAGCATCGGTCCGGCGAGGCACGTGATCGAGCCCCATGCGAGCCGCCGGGACAAGAGCACGCGAGCGTTTGCGCGCATGCTGGTCGCCGACTTGCTCGAAGCAAACGCACGTCACCGGTACGAACGCCTGTTCCTCGTGGCGCCGCCGCGTTTCCTGGGCGTCCTGCGCGGCCAGCTTGGTGACCCTGCCGCCGCCGGCGTGGCAGGCGAGCTGGGCAGCGATCTCGCCGCACTGCCGACCGAAGCACTGATCGGGCATCTCCGGGAGGCTTTTCCGCGTGCGTTTCCCGCGAAGGCCGTACGCTCGGACAGATGA
- the mgtA gene encoding magnesium-translocating P-type ATPase, with the protein MNDVSHTSAATDPALVPQARLFDRLGSTRDGLPQAEALRRLAAHGPNEADGNERAGHFAALVELFGNPLVLMLLAAAAVSGFLGDRAGAAIIVAIVLMSITLNYTLSYRSKLAAERLRQEIAPIARVLRDGIWCDVPRRELVPGDVIRLMAGDRVPADARLLEARELHVQQSALTGESAPAEKDACEEPHGSTGADAQHLVFLGTSVAAGTATAIVLATGSDTAFGDVAARLSERPPPTEFERGLAGFARLIMRTVFGLVLVVLLAGIVFHRPLLETLLFALALAVGLTPEFMPMITTVTLARGAMRMSRHRVVVKHLAAIEDFGSMTVLLSDKTGTLTRNETEVFEAVDPLGKPSPRTEGLAHLNSSLQTGIRSPLDEAILRDCASAQEGFRKLDEIPFDFERRRLSVVAEHGDEILLVSKGAPEFVIPRCASCEVDGSNHKLGGDELKDIARICDSYARQGMRVLAVAYRSVDRKSRYTTADEDDLVLAGFIVFADPVLPDAADSLRALVRDGIAVKILSGDNEFVVRHVCEQVGLDTREVVTGTQVEQLDQDALGIVAERASVFARLNPAQKHRIVLALKNRRYVVGFLGDGINDAPSLHAADVGISVANAVDVAREAADIVLGQRDLGALHAGVIEGRRAFANVTKYLLMGTSSNFGNMLSMAAASLVLPFLPMLPTQILLNNFMYDIAQITIPGDNVDASQLQAPRRWDIRLIRRFMLGVGPISSLYDFLTFYMLLALLHASEAEFHTGWFIESLATQALVLFVIRTTGNPLRSRPSKTLVASVLAVVIAGIALPFTPLGTDFGFVPVPPVFFAFLAVATITYLLLVELVKRRFFRDDAAGQAPGRYMPP; encoded by the coding sequence ATGAATGATGTTTCGCACACATCCGCCGCGACCGATCCCGCCCTGGTTCCGCAGGCGCGCCTGTTCGATCGGCTCGGCAGCACCCGGGATGGATTGCCCCAGGCCGAAGCCTTGCGTCGCCTGGCCGCGCACGGACCCAACGAGGCCGATGGCAATGAACGCGCCGGCCATTTCGCTGCCCTGGTCGAGCTGTTCGGAAATCCGCTGGTCCTGATGCTGCTGGCGGCGGCCGCGGTCTCGGGATTTCTCGGTGATCGCGCTGGCGCGGCGATCATCGTGGCGATCGTGCTGATGAGCATCACGCTCAACTACACACTCAGCTATCGATCGAAGCTGGCGGCGGAACGGTTGCGGCAAGAGATTGCTCCCATCGCTCGGGTTCTTCGCGACGGAATCTGGTGCGATGTGCCGAGGCGCGAACTGGTGCCCGGTGACGTAATCCGTCTCATGGCTGGTGACCGCGTACCTGCGGATGCACGATTGCTGGAGGCCCGCGAGTTGCACGTCCAGCAGTCGGCTCTGACCGGCGAATCCGCACCGGCGGAAAAGGACGCCTGCGAGGAGCCGCACGGGTCGACGGGCGCCGACGCGCAACACCTGGTGTTCCTCGGCACCTCGGTAGCCGCCGGCACCGCCACGGCCATCGTGCTGGCGACCGGCAGCGATACCGCCTTCGGCGACGTGGCTGCGCGCCTGTCCGAGCGTCCACCTCCCACCGAATTCGAACGCGGATTGGCCGGCTTTGCACGCCTGATCATGCGTACCGTCTTCGGACTGGTGCTGGTGGTGCTGCTTGCCGGCATCGTGTTTCACCGCCCGCTGCTGGAAACCTTGCTGTTCGCGCTGGCACTGGCGGTCGGGCTGACCCCCGAGTTCATGCCGATGATCACCACGGTCACGCTGGCCCGCGGCGCGATGCGCATGTCCCGCCACCGCGTGGTGGTCAAGCACCTCGCGGCGATCGAGGACTTCGGCAGCATGACCGTGCTGCTCAGCGACAAGACCGGTACGCTCACGCGCAACGAAACCGAGGTTTTCGAAGCTGTCGATCCGCTCGGCAAGCCATCGCCGCGAACGGAGGGCCTGGCGCATCTGAACAGTTCGCTCCAGACGGGCATACGCAGCCCGCTGGACGAGGCCATCCTGCGCGATTGCGCATCCGCGCAAGAGGGTTTCCGCAAGCTCGACGAGATTCCCTTCGATTTCGAGCGGCGCCGCTTGAGCGTGGTCGCCGAACACGGGGACGAGATCCTGCTGGTTTCGAAGGGAGCGCCGGAATTCGTGATCCCGCGGTGCGCATCGTGCGAAGTGGATGGCTCCAACCACAAGCTCGGCGGCGACGAGCTGAAAGACATTGCCCGCATCTGCGACTCCTATGCCAGGCAGGGCATGCGCGTGCTGGCGGTGGCCTACCGCAGCGTGGATCGGAAATCCCGCTACACGACAGCCGACGAGGACGACCTGGTTCTCGCCGGATTCATCGTGTTCGCTGATCCGGTGCTCCCCGACGCGGCTGATTCCCTGCGCGCGCTGGTGCGCGACGGCATCGCGGTGAAGATTCTCTCCGGCGACAACGAATTTGTCGTCCGCCATGTCTGCGAACAGGTTGGACTGGACACGCGCGAGGTCGTTACCGGTACCCAGGTGGAGCAGCTTGACCAGGACGCCCTGGGCATAGTGGCCGAGCGTGCAAGCGTCTTCGCGCGACTCAATCCGGCCCAGAAGCACCGGATCGTGCTGGCGCTGAAGAACCGCCGTTACGTAGTGGGCTTTCTCGGCGACGGCATCAACGACGCGCCTTCGCTGCACGCGGCCGATGTGGGTATTTCGGTGGCAAATGCGGTGGACGTGGCGCGCGAAGCGGCCGACATCGTACTCGGCCAGCGCGATCTGGGTGCCTTGCACGCCGGCGTGATCGAAGGGCGTCGCGCGTTTGCCAATGTCACCAAGTATTTGCTGATGGGCACCAGTTCCAACTTCGGCAACATGCTCAGCATGGCGGCAGCATCCCTCGTGCTTCCGTTCCTGCCGATGCTGCCGACCCAGATCCTGCTCAACAATTTCATGTACGACATCGCGCAGATCACCATTCCGGGCGACAACGTGGATGCCTCTCAGCTGCAGGCGCCGCGTCGCTGGGACATCCGCCTGATTCGGCGCTTCATGCTGGGGGTAGGGCCGATCAGCTCCCTGTACGATTTTCTCACCTTCTACATGCTGCTCGCCTTGCTGCACGCATCCGAAGCCGAGTTTCATACCGGCTGGTTCATCGAGTCGCTGGCTACGCAGGCACTTGTGCTGTTCGTGATACGCACAACGGGAAACCCCTTGCGCAGCCGTCCCAGCAAGACGCTGGTCGCGAGTGTGCTCGCCGTGGTGATCGCCGGCATCGCGCTGCCCTTCACGCCCCTCGGTACCGATTTCGGATTCGTTCCCGTGCCCCCGGTGTTTTTCGCGTTCCTCGCCGTCGCCACCATCACCTACCTGCTGCTGGTGGAACTCGTGAAGCGCCGCTTCTTCAGGGATGATGCCGCCGGGCAGGCACCGGGCCGGTACATGCCTCCATAG
- a CDS encoding zinc-dependent alcohol dehydrogenase family protein — MKALVYQGPGKKALEDRPLPEITGPGDAIVKIVKTTICGTDLHILKGDVPTCTPGRILGHEGVGVVEKVGTAVAAFRPGDRVLISCISSCGRCDYCRKGMYSHCTTGGWILGNRIDGTQAEYVRIPYADTSLYHIPAGADEEALVMLSDILPTGFECGVLNGKVQPGSTVAIVGAGPIGLAALLTAQFYSPAQIIMIDLDDNRLAVAKRFGATSTINSRDGGVAEKLRQLTGSAGADTAIEAVGVPATFELCEELVAPGGIIANIGVHGTKVDLHLESLWDRNIAITTRLVDTATTPMLLKTVQAGKIDPARLITHRFKLAAIDDAYDTFGHAARTHALKVIIEA; from the coding sequence ATGAAAGCACTCGTCTATCAGGGACCTGGCAAGAAGGCTCTGGAAGATCGCCCCTTGCCGGAAATCACAGGCCCCGGCGACGCCATCGTGAAGATCGTCAAGACGACGATCTGCGGCACGGATCTGCACATCCTGAAGGGCGACGTGCCCACCTGCACGCCCGGCCGCATCCTGGGCCATGAAGGTGTGGGCGTGGTCGAAAAGGTGGGGACGGCCGTCGCCGCGTTCCGTCCGGGCGACCGCGTGCTGATTTCCTGCATCTCGTCCTGCGGCAGATGCGACTACTGCCGCAAGGGCATGTATTCGCACTGCACCACGGGTGGATGGATCCTGGGGAACCGGATCGACGGCACGCAGGCCGAGTACGTGCGCATTCCCTACGCGGACACCAGCCTCTACCACATTCCCGCCGGTGCCGACGAGGAGGCGCTGGTGATGCTGAGCGACATCCTGCCGACCGGATTCGAGTGCGGCGTGCTCAATGGCAAGGTCCAGCCCGGCTCCACCGTCGCCATCGTCGGCGCCGGCCCGATCGGGCTGGCCGCCCTGCTGACCGCGCAGTTCTACTCGCCTGCACAGATCATCATGATCGACCTGGACGACAACCGCCTGGCCGTGGCGAAGCGCTTCGGCGCGACCTCGACCATCAACAGCCGCGACGGCGGCGTGGCGGAAAAACTCCGTCAGCTGACTGGGAGTGCCGGTGCGGATACCGCGATCGAGGCTGTCGGCGTGCCGGCCACGTTCGAGCTGTGCGAAGAACTGGTGGCGCCGGGCGGCATCATCGCGAACATCGGCGTGCATGGCACCAAGGTCGACCTGCATCTGGAAAGCCTGTGGGACAGGAACATCGCCATCACCACGCGCCTGGTGGATACCGCGACCACGCCCATGCTGCTGAAGACGGTGCAGGCGGGGAAAATCGACCCCGCCCGGCTGATCACGCACCGCTTCAAGCTCGCCGCGATCGACGACGCCTACGACACCTTCGGCCATGCCGCCAGGACCCATGCGCTGAAGGTCATCATCGAGGCATGA
- a CDS encoding nitroreductase family protein — MAAYPNSPPVQQTIKLPAPSGACTVSITAALEQRRTCRTICAKPLSRQLLADLLWAACGVNRPEGPFGRPGRTAASASNSQEIDLHVAMRDGAYRYDAPAHELVQVATGDLRGYALTPGQRSANPDMPVHLIYVADIHRLTHSTGFLEPGLQDPETQKSYYYVDAGMVAANVYLYCAAEGLAAWFHNCDRDALALRLGLRQEQRVLFAQSVGYREEI; from the coding sequence ATGGCTGCCTATCCGAATTCGCCGCCGGTCCAGCAGACGATCAAGCTGCCTGCTCCCTCCGGTGCCTGCACTGTCTCCATCACCGCGGCACTGGAGCAGCGGCGCACCTGCCGCACGATCTGCGCCAAGCCTCTGTCGCGGCAGCTCCTTGCGGACCTGCTGTGGGCCGCCTGTGGCGTGAACCGCCCGGAGGGACCGTTCGGGCGGCCCGGGCGTACCGCGGCCTCGGCCAGCAACTCGCAGGAAATCGACCTCCATGTCGCCATGCGCGATGGTGCCTACCGCTACGACGCGCCGGCGCACGAGCTGGTCCAGGTGGCGACCGGCGATCTGCGCGGATACGCCCTGACGCCGGGGCAACGCAGCGCCAATCCCGACATGCCCGTGCATCTGATCTACGTGGCTGACATCCATCGCCTGACGCACTCCACCGGGTTCCTGGAGCCTGGCCTGCAGGACCCGGAGACGCAGAAGTCCTACTACTACGTCGATGCCGGCATGGTCGCCGCCAACGTCTACCTGTACTGCGCGGCCGAAGGACTGGCCGCCTGGTTCCACAACTGCGATCGGGACGCGCTGGCGCTGCGGCTCGGGCTGCGGCAGGAGCAGCGTGTGCTGTTCGCGCAATCCGTGGGGTACCGGGAGGAGATCTGA
- a CDS encoding BON domain-containing protein, which yields MTDKELRQLVIDELEFEPSIDAADIGVAAEDGVVTLSGHVADYVQKTAAERAAWRVRGVRGIAQEIEVRLASDKKQNDDEIAQRALSILAWNTTIPSRDLRVQVSRGWVTLSGSVNWNFQRRAAENEVRKLGGVTGVTNNIKLPTEVQARDLKQRIQEALKRHAEIEAGAVHVDVRADGTVRIDGHVDNWSEMQAVERAVWSAPGVRVVEDNLIFH from the coding sequence ATGACCGACAAAGAACTGCGCCAGCTCGTCATCGACGAACTGGAATTCGAGCCGAGCATCGATGCCGCCGACATCGGCGTAGCGGCGGAGGACGGCGTCGTTACCCTCAGCGGGCATGTCGCCGACTATGTACAGAAGACGGCGGCGGAGCGTGCGGCCTGGCGGGTAAGGGGCGTCAGGGGCATCGCCCAGGAGATCGAGGTCCGCCTGGCCAGCGACAAGAAGCAGAACGACGACGAGATCGCGCAGCGGGCTCTGAGCATCCTCGCATGGAACACGACGATCCCCAGCCGCGACCTCCGCGTGCAGGTATCCCGCGGCTGGGTCACCCTGTCCGGCAGCGTGAACTGGAACTTCCAGCGCCGTGCTGCCGAAAACGAGGTGCGCAAGCTCGGTGGCGTCACGGGCGTCACGAACAACATCAAGCTGCCCACGGAAGTGCAGGCACGCGACTTGAAGCAGCGCATCCAGGAAGCGCTGAAACGGCACGCGGAGATCGAGGCGGGAGCCGTGCACGTGGACGTACGGGCCGATGGCACGGTTCGCATCGATGGGCACGTCGACAACTGGAGCGAGATGCAGGCGGTGGAGCGGGCCGTCTGGTCGGCCCCGGGCGTCCGCGTGGTCGAGGACAACCTGATCTTCCACTGA